One Flavobacterium sp. 90 DNA segment encodes these proteins:
- a CDS encoding TSUP family transporter — MDSYVILFLCLAAFAAGFIDAIVGGGGLIQTPMGLILLPNLPVSTVIGTLKLPAFSGTAFAAFQYLKEVVIQWKLLLIMMCLAVPSAFLGSTILTMVSNDFMKPLLLVVLSLLFIYTYAKKNFGQHEAKDHSATTQIIYAVIISVIVGFYDGFIGPGTGSFFVVAFIALLGFDFLHASANAKMVNLATNFGSICLFMIKGKIIWSIAIPMAISNGLGGWLGAKLAINKGNGFIRIFFLVVVIGTLIRFAYDVFFK; from the coding sequence ATGGATTCATACGTAATACTTTTTCTTTGTTTAGCTGCTTTTGCAGCAGGATTTATTGATGCAATTGTTGGCGGCGGCGGATTGATTCAAACGCCAATGGGATTAATTTTGTTACCAAATTTACCTGTTTCAACCGTTATTGGAACACTGAAATTACCGGCTTTTAGCGGAACGGCTTTTGCAGCTTTTCAGTATTTAAAAGAAGTAGTTATTCAATGGAAGTTGCTTTTGATAATGATGTGTTTGGCGGTTCCGTCTGCATTTTTAGGCTCTACTATATTGACCATGGTAAGTAATGATTTTATGAAACCACTTTTATTGGTTGTTTTATCATTGTTGTTTATCTACACTTATGCAAAGAAGAACTTCGGACAACATGAAGCCAAAGATCATTCGGCTACAACGCAAATTATTTATGCAGTAATTATCAGTGTAATTGTTGGTTTCTACGATGGATTTATTGGACCGGGAACAGGAAGTTTTTTTGTAGTTGCCTTTATTGCTTTGCTTGGTTTTGACTTTTTACATGCTTCTGCAAATGCAAAAATGGTGAATCTGGCGACTAATTTTGGTTCGATTTGTTTGTTTATGATTAAAGGAAAAATCATTTGGTCAATCGCAATTCCGATGGCAATCAGCAATGGACTTGGCGGATGGCTTGGCGCCAAATTAGCGATTAATAAAGGAAATGGCTTTATTAGAATTTTCTTTTTGGTTGTGGTAATTGGTACGTTGATCCGATTTGCTTATGATGTGTTTTTTAAATAA
- a CDS encoding UvrD-helicase domain-containing protein has product MQKYIDQLNEAQRQPVLKKDGPMIIIAGAGSGKTRVLTIRIAYLMAQGIDAFNILSLTFTNKAAREMKHRISDIVGASEAKNLWMGTFHSIFARILRAESDHLGYPSNFTIYDSQDSARLISSIIKEMQLDRDIYKPKQILGRISNYKNSLITVKAYFNNPELVEADAMAKRPRLGEIYQQYVERCFKAGAMDFDDLLLKTNELLTRFPEILAKYQNRFRYIMVDEYQDTNHSQYLIVRALSDKFQNICVVGDDAQSIYAFRGANINNILNFQKDYEGVIMFRLEQNYRSTRNIVEAANTVMEHNKTKLDKVVWTANDFGSKIKIHRSLTDAEEGRFVASTIFEQKMQNQLHNGAFAILYRTNAQSRAMEDALRKRDIPYRIYGGLSFYQRKEIKDVLCYLRLVINPKDEEALVRVINYPARGIGDTTVEKLTIAANHYKRSIWEVMVNIDKIDLKLNAGTKNKINDFVTMIQSFQVIDQNQDAFYVTDYVAKKTGLVQELKKDATPEGMAKIQNIEELLNGLKDFTEGQKEIDGARGALSEFMEDVALATDLDKDTSDEDRVALMTIHLAKGLEFPHVFVVGMEEDLFPSAMSMSTRSELEEERRLFYVALTRAEHHAYLTYAQSRYRWGKLTDSEPSRFIEEIDGQYLEYLTPAETNYRYKSPIDGDIFGDIDKSKLRLAKPIGSTPPKHVTDNHPKPDLNIRKLKPVAGTNPNTPSAPNLFDNKLTIGNVVMHERFGKGEVVNLEGVGPDKKAEIKFEVGGLKKLLLRFAKLDVVG; this is encoded by the coding sequence ATGCAAAAGTACATTGATCAACTCAATGAAGCGCAACGACAACCCGTTCTGAAAAAAGACGGGCCAATGATTATTATTGCTGGTGCGGGTTCTGGAAAAACCCGTGTTTTAACTATTAGGATTGCTTATTTGATGGCGCAAGGTATTGACGCTTTCAATATTTTATCGCTTACGTTTACGAACAAAGCGGCTCGTGAAATGAAGCACAGGATTTCGGATATTGTGGGAGCATCTGAAGCAAAAAACCTTTGGATGGGAACTTTTCACTCAATTTTTGCTCGTATTCTGCGTGCGGAATCAGATCATTTGGGTTATCCTTCCAATTTTACAATTTATGATTCTCAGGATTCGGCAAGACTGATTTCTTCTATTATTAAGGAGATGCAGTTGGATCGTGATATCTATAAACCAAAACAGATTTTAGGACGTATATCTAATTATAAAAACAGTTTAATTACGGTAAAAGCGTATTTCAATAATCCCGAGTTGGTCGAAGCCGATGCAATGGCGAAAAGACCAAGATTGGGAGAAATTTATCAGCAATATGTAGAGCGTTGTTTTAAGGCTGGAGCAATGGATTTTGATGATTTATTGTTGAAAACCAATGAGTTATTGACTCGTTTCCCTGAGATTTTGGCTAAATATCAAAACCGTTTTAGATACATTATGGTTGATGAGTACCAAGATACGAATCACTCTCAGTATTTGATTGTAAGGGCTTTATCAGATAAGTTTCAGAATATTTGTGTAGTTGGTGATGATGCGCAGAGTATTTATGCTTTCCGTGGAGCAAATATTAATAACATTCTGAATTTTCAGAAGGATTATGAAGGTGTAATCATGTTCCGTTTAGAGCAAAATTACCGTTCGACAAGAAATATTGTTGAAGCAGCGAATACTGTAATGGAACATAATAAAACCAAACTGGATAAAGTTGTTTGGACGGCGAATGATTTTGGTTCAAAAATTAAAATACATCGTAGTTTAACAGATGCCGAAGAGGGACGTTTTGTAGCCAGTACTATTTTCGAACAAAAAATGCAAAATCAATTGCACAATGGTGCATTTGCAATTTTGTACCGTACCAACGCACAATCGCGTGCAATGGAGGACGCATTGAGAAAACGTGATATTCCATACAGAATTTACGGTGGATTATCGTTCTATCAACGTAAGGAAATTAAGGATGTTTTGTGTTATTTACGCTTAGTAATTAACCCCAAAGATGAAGAAGCGCTTGTGCGTGTAATTAATTATCCGGCTCGTGGAATTGGTGATACTACGGTTGAAAAATTAACTATTGCTGCTAATCATTACAAACGCTCTATTTGGGAAGTAATGGTTAATATTGATAAAATTGACTTGAAATTAAACGCTGGAACGAAGAATAAAATCAATGATTTTGTTACAATGATTCAGAGTTTTCAGGTAATTGATCAAAATCAGGATGCTTTTTATGTTACTGATTATGTAGCTAAGAAAACCGGATTAGTTCAGGAATTAAAGAAAGATGCGACTCCGGAAGGAATGGCAAAAATTCAGAATATCGAAGAACTTTTGAATGGTTTAAAAGATTTTACTGAAGGACAAAAAGAAATTGACGGCGCAAGAGGAGCTTTGTCTGAATTTATGGAAGATGTGGCGCTTGCAACTGATTTAGATAAAGATACATCTGATGAAGATCGTGTCGCTTTAATGACAATACACCTTGCAAAAGGACTTGAGTTCCCTCATGTTTTTGTGGTGGGAATGGAAGAAGATCTGTTTCCGAGTGCGATGAGTATGAGTACCAGAAGTGAATTAGAAGAAGAACGTCGATTATTTTACGTAGCTTTAACTCGTGCAGAACATCATGCTTATTTAACTTATGCACAATCGCGTTACCGTTGGGGAAAACTAACAGACAGTGAACCATCGCGTTTTATTGAAGAAATCGACGGTCAATATCTGGAATATCTAACTCCTGCGGAAACTAATTACAGATACAAATCGCCTATCGATGGTGATATTTTTGGAGATATTGATAAATCTAAATTGCGTTTGGCAAAACCAATTGGTTCAACGCCACCAAAACATGTTACAGATAATCATCCAAAACCGGATTTGAATATTCGCAAATTAAAACCAGTTGCAGGAACTAATCCGAATACTCCAAGTGCACCAAATTTATTCGATAATAAGCTGACGATTGGGAATGTCGTAATGCACGAACGTTTTGGAAAAGGTGAAGTTGTAAATCTTGAAGGTGTCGGTCCTGATAAAAAAGCCGAAATAAAATTTGAAGTTGGAGGTCTTAAAAAGCTTTTGCTTCGTTTTGCTAAATTGGATGTGGTAGGATAG
- a CDS encoding transposase, which yields MTLFKDKYKIDSKRLKNWDYSSEAIYFITLVAKNRECIFGSIKNDKMILNESGQIIETELLKSIKIRKNWFFHNWVVMPNHIHLLIEIQNNQIPIIDTDIVEAHSSASPSSISTNENTNIETNIETKIESNIAETHCCAPLRDNWDGIRNENENRLDTVNAYNVDTDIVGSHIVEAHSSASPSSISTNKNTNNGTNIAETHCRAPLHDNCDGIEISNMNRKNENKNGRIENDNQNPLSTTLSRKPNSISSFVAAFKSVTTKQINGIESIWQSNYHDHIVRNHKRFEIIYNYIKTNPRLWEMDSIKL from the coding sequence ATGACATTATTTAAAGATAAATATAAAATTGATTCTAAAAGATTGAAAAATTGGGATTATTCGAGTGAAGCAATTTACTTTATTACATTAGTTGCAAAAAACAGAGAATGTATTTTTGGATCTATTAAGAATGATAAAATGATCTTGAATGAGAGTGGACAAATAATCGAAACAGAGCTTTTAAAATCAATAAAAATTCGCAAAAATTGGTTTTTCCATAATTGGGTTGTTATGCCCAATCATATTCATTTATTAATTGAAATTCAAAATAATCAAATTCCCATAATCGACACAGATATCGTAGAGGCGCACAGCAGTGCGTCTCCGTCCAGTATATCGACAAATGAAAACACAAACATTGAAACAAACATTGAAACAAAGATTGAGTCAAACATTGCCGAGACGCACTGCTGTGCGCCTCTACGTGATAATTGGGATGGAATTAGAAATGAGAATGAAAATCGATTAGACACAGTAAATGCGTATAACGTCGACACAGATATTGTAGGATCGCATATCGTAGAGGCGCACAGCAGTGCGTCTCCGTCCAGTATATCGACAAATAAAAACACAAACAATGGAACAAACATTGCCGAGACGCACTGCCGTGCGCCTCTACATGATAATTGTGATGGAATTGAAATCAGTAATATGAATCGTAAAAACGAAAACAAAAATGGTAGAATTGAAAACGACAACCAAAATCCATTGAGCACAACATTGTCACGAAAACCCAATTCAATATCTTCATTTGTTGCGGCATTTAAATCGGTAACAACCAAACAAATTAATGGAATCGAATCTATATGGCAATCCAATTATCACGATCATATTGTTCGAAATCACAAAAGATTTGAAATTATTTATAATTATATAAAAACCAACCCAAGACTTTGGGAAATGGATTCTATAAAACTTTAA
- a CDS encoding L-threonylcarbamoyladenylate synthase, with amino-acid sequence MAEFIKIYPDKPSEAAIAKVVKVLQNGGLVIYPTDTVYGLGCDITNSRALEKIAKIKGVKLEKANFSFICHDLSNLSDYVRQIDTSTFKILKRALPGPYTFILPGNNNLPKEFKKKTTVGIRVPDNNIILEIVRQLGNPVVSTSIRDEDDVIEYTTDPELIFEKWQNIVDLVIDGGYGDNVGSTIIDLSDYEPVIVREGKGDIGIL; translated from the coding sequence ATGGCTGAGTTCATAAAAATATATCCGGATAAACCTAGTGAAGCTGCAATTGCCAAAGTTGTAAAAGTACTTCAGAATGGTGGATTAGTAATTTACCCAACTGATACAGTTTACGGCTTGGGTTGTGATATTACAAATTCGCGTGCTTTAGAGAAAATTGCAAAGATTAAAGGTGTAAAATTAGAGAAAGCAAATTTCTCGTTCATCTGTCATGATTTGAGTAATTTATCAGATTATGTTCGTCAGATTGATACATCTACTTTCAAAATTCTGAAAAGAGCTTTACCGGGACCTTATACTTTTATTTTGCCTGGAAATAATAATTTACCAAAAGAGTTTAAAAAGAAAACGACTGTTGGTATTCGTGTTCCTGATAATAATATTATTTTAGAAATTGTTCGTCAATTAGGAAATCCAGTGGTTTCAACTTCTATCAGGGATGAAGATGATGTAATTGAATATACTACTGATCCTGAATTGATTTTTGAAAAATGGCAGAATATTGTTGATTTAGTAATCGATGGAGGTTATGGTGATAATGTTGGTTCGACGATTATTGACTTATCAGATTACGAGCCTGTTATTGTGAGAGAAGGTAAGGGGGATATTGGTATTTTGTAA
- a CDS encoding diphthine--ammonia ligase: MPKKAIFNWSSGKDSALALYKILQNPDFKIECLLTSVNQQFRRISMHGVRVELLEKQATSIGLPLKILQIPEMPTMEVYENVMTKTLTELKEQGITHSIFGDIFLEDLRKYREDQLAKIGFEGVFPIWKVPTHDLIQEFISLGFKTIVVCVNERYLDKSFVGRVIDQSFINDLPENVDVCGENGEFHTFTFDGPIFSEPINFEIGEIVYRKYEKPKTENSSNTACDTNSTDAFDYGFWYYDLIPKNEK, from the coding sequence ATACCCAAAAAAGCCATATTTAACTGGAGCAGCGGAAAAGATTCTGCACTTGCTTTGTATAAAATTTTACAAAATCCTGATTTTAAAATCGAATGTTTATTGACGAGTGTCAACCAACAATTCCGGCGTATTTCGATGCATGGCGTTCGTGTTGAATTACTTGAAAAACAGGCAACAAGTATTGGTTTACCTTTGAAAATTCTGCAAATTCCCGAAATGCCAACAATGGAAGTTTACGAAAATGTAATGACCAAAACCTTAACAGAATTAAAAGAACAAGGTATAACACATTCAATTTTTGGAGATATTTTTCTGGAAGATTTACGAAAATACCGTGAAGATCAATTGGCTAAAATAGGATTTGAAGGCGTTTTTCCAATCTGGAAAGTCCCGACTCACGACTTGATACAGGAATTTATTTCCTTAGGATTCAAAACTATTGTGGTTTGTGTAAACGAGCGTTATCTTGATAAAAGCTTCGTTGGACGCGTAATTGATCAGAGTTTCATAAATGATCTACCTGAAAATGTAGATGTTTGTGGTGAAAACGGCGAATTTCATACTTTTACTTTTGATGGGCCAATTTTTTCGGAACCTATAAACTTTGAAATCGGAGAAATCGTTTATCGAAAATATGAAAAACCAAAAACAGAAAATTCTTCAAATACTGCTTGCGACACCAATTCTACTGATGCTTTTGATTACGGATTTTGGTATTATGATTTGATTCCTAAAAACGAAAAATAG
- a CDS encoding OmpA family protein — protein MRKIVIALTVLMALTSCVSKKEYAALEAKNKEIQDLLNSCTVKLNSCLEEKAGLAATAESYKAHNQDLINSSKDLTVLTTKGAENLEKSLESLKEKDLKISRLQDALTKKDSVTLALVTSLKGAVGINDPDIEINVEKGVVFISIADKLLFKSGSYDVSDKAKSVLAKVAKVVNDKPDFECMVEGHTDDVPYKSNGIILDNWDLSVKRSTSIVRVLTNDLGVNPAKLIAAGRSSYVPLVANDSPENKARNRRTRIVVMPKIDQFYDMIEKEMKKQAK, from the coding sequence ATGAGAAAAATAGTTATCGCACTAACAGTATTAATGGCCTTAACTTCGTGCGTATCGAAAAAAGAATATGCAGCATTAGAAGCTAAGAACAAAGAGATTCAGGATTTATTAAACTCTTGCACCGTAAAATTAAATTCTTGTCTTGAAGAAAAAGCTGGACTTGCAGCTACAGCTGAAAGCTACAAAGCACATAACCAAGACTTAATCAATAGCTCTAAAGATTTAACTGTATTAACTACTAAAGGAGCTGAAAATCTTGAAAAATCTTTAGAAAGTTTAAAAGAAAAAGATTTAAAAATATCTAGACTTCAAGATGCTTTAACTAAAAAAGACAGTGTTACACTTGCTTTAGTTACTAGTTTAAAAGGAGCAGTTGGTATTAATGATCCGGATATCGAAATCAACGTAGAAAAAGGAGTAGTATTTATCTCTATTGCAGATAAATTATTATTTAAAAGCGGAAGCTATGACGTAAGCGACAAAGCAAAATCTGTTTTAGCTAAAGTTGCAAAAGTAGTAAACGACAAACCAGATTTCGAATGTATGGTTGAAGGACACACAGATGACGTTCCTTACAAAAGCAACGGTATAATCTTAGACAACTGGGATTTAAGTGTTAAACGTTCTACATCTATTGTACGTGTATTAACAAACGACCTAGGAGTTAACCCTGCAAAATTAATTGCTGCTGGTAGAAGTTCTTACGTACCATTAGTTGCTAATGATTCTCCAGAGAACAAAGCTCGTAACAGAAGAACTCGTATTGTGGTTATGCCAAAAATCGATCAGTTCTATGATATGATTGAAAAAGAGATGAAAAAACAAGCTAAATAA
- a CDS encoding patatin-like phospholipase family protein yields the protein MRALVISGGGSKGAFAGGVAQYLIEEKNHEYDLFIGTSTGSLLIPHLALGHIKKIHSVYTNVTMGSIFNICPFVVKNKDGVDIVTINHFNVIRQFFKGKRTFGESKGLKKYIQNNFSLSDFNKLKKLNNDVIITVTNFTKNESEYKSIKDCTYEEFCDWSWISSNYVPFMSLVERNNSEYGDGGFSSLVPIREAINRGATEIDVIILETEVNMDKTVIGKNPFSLMIDLFRIALDQVEKHDIAIGKLMATNKNVKLNLYYTPTKLTNNALIFNKEVMKVWWEQGYEYAQNKSEIMSDNR from the coding sequence ATGAGAGCATTGGTTATTTCTGGTGGAGGAAGTAAAGGCGCATTTGCTGGTGGTGTGGCGCAATATCTAATTGAAGAAAAAAATCACGAATATGATTTGTTTATTGGCACTTCTACAGGAAGTTTGCTGATTCCGCATTTAGCGCTGGGGCATATCAAGAAAATTCATTCGGTTTATACCAATGTTACAATGGGAAGCATCTTTAATATTTGCCCATTTGTGGTTAAAAATAAAGATGGAGTCGATATTGTAACCATAAATCACTTCAATGTTATACGTCAGTTTTTTAAGGGAAAGCGAACTTTTGGCGAAAGCAAAGGATTAAAGAAATATATTCAGAATAATTTCAGTCTTTCGGATTTTAATAAACTGAAAAAACTGAATAATGACGTTATAATCACCGTAACCAATTTTACCAAAAATGAATCGGAATATAAATCTATAAAAGATTGTACTTATGAAGAGTTTTGTGATTGGTCCTGGATTTCCAGTAATTATGTTCCGTTTATGAGTTTGGTTGAGAGAAATAATTCCGAATATGGCGATGGCGGATTTTCGAGTTTGGTTCCTATTCGGGAAGCTATTAATCGCGGAGCCACAGAAATTGATGTAATTATTCTGGAAACTGAGGTGAATATGGATAAAACAGTTATTGGTAAGAATCCTTTTTCGCTAATGATTGACTTGTTTAGAATTGCCTTAGATCAGGTCGAAAAACACGACATTGCTATAGGAAAACTTATGGCAACTAACAAGAATGTGAAACTTAACTTATATTACACGCCAACAAAACTGACTAACAATGCGCTTATTTTTAATAAGGAAGTCATGAAAGTTTGGTGGGAACAAGGTTATGAATATGCTCAGAATAAGTCTGAAATTATGAGTGATAATAGGTAA
- a CDS encoding DUF1697 domain-containing protein, whose product MTTHLALLRGINVSGHNMMKMEALKAMLENIGFKNVRTYLQSGNVFVDTDEESASKVGFMIKQEIFKVFGHEVPTIVITKEDLELCFKNSPFLKEKEVDTKKLYVAFVSISLKSENINDLKISQFKPDEASIDGNRIFIKYAVGAGKTRFDQKYIEKKLNVTATIRNWNTVTNLLNMYAE is encoded by the coding sequence ATGACAACACATTTAGCACTTTTAAGAGGAATCAACGTTTCGGGACACAATATGATGAAAATGGAAGCTTTGAAAGCAATGTTAGAAAATATTGGTTTTAAAAATGTGAGAACATATCTTCAATCCGGAAATGTTTTTGTAGATACTGATGAAGAAAGTGCGTCGAAAGTTGGTTTTATGATCAAACAGGAAATTTTTAAAGTTTTTGGACACGAAGTTCCTACGATTGTGATCACAAAAGAAGATTTAGAATTATGTTTTAAAAACAGTCCGTTTTTAAAAGAAAAAGAAGTTGACACTAAAAAACTATATGTCGCTTTTGTTTCGATTTCTCTAAAAAGCGAAAACATCAACGATTTAAAAATAAGTCAGTTTAAACCTGATGAAGCTAGTATTGACGGCAACAGAATCTTTATTAAATATGCTGTTGGCGCTGGAAAAACAAGATTTGATCAAAAATATATTGAGAAAAAACTAAACGTTACAGCAACAATTAGAAACTGGAATACGGTGACTAATTTGTTGAATATGTACGCTGAGTAA
- a CDS encoding glycosyltransferase family 2 protein: MDKIAVVILNWNGVKLLEQFLPSVIQFSEGATIYVADNASTDDSINFVKQNFPTIKIVQNSGNYGFAKGYNDALQHIDAEIYALVNSDIEVTENWLEPIIQTFDTEIQTAIIQSKILDFKNKEYFEYAGAAGGFIDKYGFPFCRGRIFDTIEKDNGQYDDNCELFWASGACFFIRSKVYNELKGFDETFFAHQEEIDLCWRAANEGHIIKYNSQSVVYHVGGATLQQGNPKKTFLNFRNSLLMLVKNLPKKGLFFVIFFRMVLDGIAGIRFLTQGKFSHTFAILKAHFSFYCLSLKYLSKRKDFQIQQYYTVKSIVYLYYIRKLAVFKEIFNSNQNFKN; encoded by the coding sequence TTGGATAAAATAGCTGTTGTCATTTTAAATTGGAACGGTGTAAAGTTGTTGGAACAATTTTTACCTTCAGTCATTCAATTTTCAGAAGGAGCCACTATATATGTTGCAGATAATGCTTCTACAGATGATTCTATAAATTTTGTCAAACAAAACTTCCCTACTATTAAAATTGTTCAGAATAGTGGGAATTATGGTTTTGCAAAAGGTTATAATGATGCTTTACAACATATAGATGCTGAAATTTATGCATTAGTAAATTCAGATATTGAAGTTACAGAAAATTGGCTTGAGCCTATAATTCAAACTTTTGATACTGAAATACAAACCGCTATCATTCAGTCTAAAATTCTTGATTTTAAGAATAAGGAATACTTTGAATATGCCGGAGCAGCGGGAGGATTTATCGATAAATATGGTTTTCCTTTCTGTCGTGGCCGAATTTTTGATACAATTGAAAAAGACAATGGTCAATACGATGATAATTGTGAATTATTCTGGGCTTCGGGAGCTTGTTTTTTTATCAGAAGCAAAGTATATAACGAGTTAAAAGGTTTTGACGAAACGTTTTTTGCACATCAGGAGGAAATTGATCTATGCTGGCGAGCTGCAAATGAAGGACATATTATAAAGTACAATTCACAATCAGTTGTATATCATGTTGGAGGTGCTACATTGCAACAAGGAAATCCGAAAAAGACATTTTTGAATTTTAGAAATTCACTATTAATGCTTGTCAAAAACTTACCTAAAAAAGGGTTGTTTTTTGTGATTTTCTTCCGAATGGTTTTAGACGGAATTGCAGGTATCCGCTTTCTTACACAAGGTAAGTTCAGCCATACTTTTGCCATTTTAAAGGCACATTTCTCTTTTTATTGCCTATCTTTAAAATATCTAAGTAAAAGAAAAGATTTTCAAATACAACAATACTATACAGTCAAAAGTATCGTTTACCTATATTACATCAGGAAATTGGCTGTTTTTAAAGAAATCTTTAACAGTAATCAAAATTTTAAAAACTAA
- a CDS encoding M1 family metallopeptidase, whose translation MKYILLFFTTFIFAQQTQFVDFKSVNAQLKLNTSDKTIAGSVEYQFEVLKPIDTIKIDAKNMEFTKIRINQKEVNFVNTGKELQLIDNFQKGKNVLTFDYWAKPKQALYFINIENSEVQIWTQGQGRYTSNWFPSFDDVNEKLIFNFGITFNKEYQVISNGVLKEKTANGDVTQWQYEMEKPMSSYLAMLAIGKYDKTELTAKSKIPLEYYLENKDVNRFESTYRYSKRIFDFLEKEIGIKYPWEIYREIPVRDFLYAGMENTTSTLFATRYVVDSIGFEDRNYTNVDAHELAHHWFGDLITAESSTHHWLQEGFATYYALLAERDIYGEDYFYSKLYDSAQQIKFASRTDSVPVLNAKASSLTFYEKGAWALFVLNEAIGDKAFKKVIKNYLKKYSYQNVNTQNFFDEIKKVSDFDLDKFQKTWLESPVFDTPTANALLSKNKAIQIRLEVDKLKKTPLSEKEVFLKKTLESDVFQGVKQAIVDQLVNEKYEAKKDLLITALKTNNIQVRQDVASTLTKIPEDFRLEYETLLDDKSYQTQEIALFWLWKNFPDHRSEYLDKSKDWIGFNDYNLRTMWLSLALSTPNYSNNPEGLVTELISFSSTKYEATTRQNALEKLISFKIINDQVLTNLVSATTHHMWQFSKFGRDTIRFLLKNSEMRVSFERILPNLTPDEQFQLDRLLKEKVGEK comes from the coding sequence ATGAAATATATTCTTCTATTTTTTACCACTTTCATTTTTGCACAACAAACTCAATTTGTCGATTTCAAATCGGTTAATGCGCAATTGAAATTAAACACATCGGACAAAACAATTGCCGGTTCAGTAGAATATCAGTTTGAGGTTTTGAAACCAATTGATACGATTAAAATTGATGCAAAAAACATGGAATTTACAAAAATCCGAATCAATCAAAAAGAAGTCAATTTTGTAAATACAGGTAAAGAATTACAACTTATTGATAATTTTCAGAAAGGAAAAAATGTATTGACTTTTGATTATTGGGCAAAACCAAAACAAGCTTTGTATTTTATCAATATAGAAAATTCAGAAGTTCAGATTTGGACACAAGGACAGGGAAGATATACGAGTAATTGGTTTCCGAGTTTTGATGATGTCAACGAAAAACTGATTTTTAATTTCGGAATTACTTTCAATAAAGAATATCAGGTTATCTCAAACGGAGTCTTAAAGGAAAAAACAGCAAATGGAGACGTAACGCAATGGCAATACGAAATGGAGAAGCCAATGAGTTCTTATCTGGCAATGCTTGCGATTGGTAAATATGATAAAACAGAATTAACTGCGAAGTCAAAAATTCCGCTGGAATATTACTTAGAGAATAAAGATGTTAATCGTTTCGAATCAACATATCGTTATTCAAAACGAATTTTTGATTTTCTGGAAAAAGAAATCGGAATCAAATATCCATGGGAAATTTATAGAGAAATTCCCGTTCGTGATTTTCTTTATGCAGGAATGGAAAACACAACTTCTACACTTTTTGCAACACGTTATGTAGTGGATTCAATAGGTTTTGAAGATCGCAATTATACAAATGTAGACGCACATGAGTTGGCACATCATTGGTTTGGTGATTTAATTACCGCCGAAAGCAGCACACATCATTGGCTTCAGGAAGGTTTTGCAACTTATTATGCCTTGCTTGCTGAAAGAGACATTTACGGAGAAGATTATTTTTATTCAAAATTATATGATTCTGCACAACAAATAAAATTTGCTTCCAGAACAGATTCTGTTCCGGTTTTGAATGCTAAGGCAAGTTCTCTGACTTTTTATGAAAAAGGAGCTTGGGCATTGTTTGTTTTAAATGAAGCAATTGGGGATAAAGCATTCAAAAAAGTGATAAAAAACTACTTGAAAAAGTATTCCTATCAAAATGTAAATACACAAAATTTCTTTGACGAAATAAAGAAAGTTTCTGATTTTGATTTAGACAAATTTCAGAAAACATGGTTGGAATCACCGGTTTTTGATACACCAACCGCAAATGCTTTATTAAGTAAAAACAAAGCAATTCAAATACGTTTAGAAGTTGATAAATTAAAGAAAACACCATTGTCTGAAAAAGAAGTTTTTTTGAAGAAAACTTTAGAATCAGATGTTTTTCAAGGTGTAAAACAAGCAATTGTAGATCAATTAGTAAATGAAAAATACGAAGCCAAAAAAGATCTTTTGATTACAGCTTTAAAAACAAACAATATCCAAGTTCGTCAAGATGTTGCAAGTACGTTAACCAAGATTCCGGAAGATTTTAGGTTAGAATATGAAACTTTGCTTGACGATAAGTCTTATCAAACGCAGGAAATTGCTTTGTTTTGGTTGTGGAAAAACTTTCCGGATCATCGCTCAGAATATCTTGATAAATCAAAAGATTGGATAGGTTTCAATGATTACAATCTTCGCACAATGTGGCTTTCATTAGCTTTGTCTACACCTAATTACAGCAATAATCCCGAAGGTTTAGTAACGGAATTAATTTCTTTTTCTTCTACGAAATACGAAGCTACAACAAGACAAAATGCACTCGAAAAACTAATTTCCTTCAAAATTATTAACGATCAGGTTTTGACTAATTTAGTATCGGCAACAACGCATCATATGTGGCAGTTTTCTAAGTTTGGAAGAGATACAATTCGGTTTTTATTAAAAAATTCAGAGATGCGTGTTTCATTTGAAAGAATTTTGCCTAATTTGACCCCCGATGAGCAATTCCAATTGGATCGTTTGTTGAAAGAGAAAGTAGGAGAGAAGTAG